The Denticeps clupeoides chromosome 10, fDenClu1.1, whole genome shotgun sequence DNA window AACACTCTTCACCAGATTTCCATGTCGTTACCACTTGGCTCCAAAAAATTCATGGACATCAGCAATTCCCTGATTCATATCTCCTTCTTTCACGTGGAAAAAATTAGACTGACTTTGCCAGACCGAGGTTTGGCGATATTTCCTGTGAACTGGAATTTGACCTTTGAGAAGGGGAGCATATATATCCTTCATTTCAGCTCTCTGCTCGAGATCAGCTACCTGGTGTTCTGACATCACCTCGGTAAActgaaaaaattttttttcaagctCATCAGCAGAAGCAAGTCATCCCAAAGATGTGAGCACTCAACTTCAGTTTGGACGACACAGCTAGGATAAAACACGTATTATTTCTATATTACCCATAGGAACAATGTAACACATTTTGTATTGTAGGTTTAGAGCAAAGCGTAGCTGTACTAATATGACAGTTAGGTGTTTAATGTTGAGAATTTTAAAACCCATCATCCTGAAGGAATTTTGTTGagtactgagtgtgtgtgtgcatgcatgcattaatgtgtgagtacgtgtgtgtgagtgtgtgtgagtgtgagtagGCATGCATGCAAGTTTGTGTGTGGTTCAACACCAACACCAAGATCCTTTGGAACTAGAAAGAAAGAGTCAAGATGTGAAGAATATTTTGTAAATAAAGAACATATGATAAAGTTATAGCTTAGCTTAGCTGTTAATTTTGTGTGTCCATGCAagttgaatattttaaatgactaGAACTATGTATCACTATTGTGTTaatgatatatatttaaaagaaagaatGGAAAATATTGTTATACCTTGGCAAATGCTTCATATATGGCTAATGGTTACTAAACCATTTTATAGATTTGTCTgcacaaaatgcaataaattaattcattttattacattcgATGTGCTGTATATTCTTTGTATACTGATTTTCTTGACTCtaaatgagtgtatgtgtgagtgggCAAATGCTAAAGAAGGCATACTGGTTAGAAATGTCTTATCACAGCGTGTAACTCCATTATCATGCACATTATCATACAGTCACAGAGGTTGTGCAATAAAAGTCAATGATATGATCAATTTACTGTAAAGAATCCATCAACATTTATTAAGTTATTATTAAGCTATTAGTAAAATCCTCGTGATAATGTATGACCTTTTGgctataatatataaaatatgtcagATTACTCTGATTACTCTGACATGCCATTTCCTAATCAAGTACTCACAATTGCATGCAGGTAGTCTAAAGTGCAATTGTTAGTTTTATATTGCTTTCATGACTTTTTGGTTTCTTCGGCCAAAACGTGCCAATAAGCTAAGACATGTTTCCTTAACAGATGTCCTAACACAGCATATTTAAAGAGATCAAAGTTCAAGATGAAGGGGCATTACCGTTTCATGACTTTTGCCCATGCCTAGAATGCTCCTTATCAGGCAGAACACTTGAGGACAGTGGCAGACAGCGTTGCTTTCTTCAGGGAACCAGACCAAGATGAAAAAGAACTCGACCAGTTTGCGAGTGCGTCTTCCAGCACTGGTCTTCGTCCTGGAGATCCTCATAGTGATCCTCTACACACTCTTTGTCACATATGATAACAATGCAAATGCTAAGCTGCAGAGCAATATCACCATTCTGATGGAGAATTCCCTGTATCGGAACTATTCATTCTTTGCTGACATCCAGGTGATGATCTTCATTGGCTTTGGCTGCCTGCTGGCATTTTTCCGCCTCTATGGATTTGGTGGGATGGTTTTTAACTTTCTGACGGCCACGTTTTCCATCCAGTGGGCTATCCTGGTCCAAGGATTTTTCCAGTTCTACTGGGATGGCAAGATCCACCTTGGTGTGCTGAACCTGATCAATGCTGAATTTGTCTGTGCCGTGGTCCTGATATCATTTGGCGCTGTGCTGGGGAAGACCAGTCCTGTTCAGTTACTAGTTATGGCATTGCTGGAGGTGCCAATCTTTGCGGTAACGGAATGGGCTGTTGTCACTTACTTGAAGATCAATGACGCTGGAGGCTCAATCCTTATCCACATGTTTGCCTGTTACTTTGGCCTGGGTGTCACATTTGTCCTATATAGGCCTAATCTCAACAAAGGACATGTGAAAGAGGTGACCAGCTACCAGTCAGACATGCTGTCAGTGATGGGTACACTGTTCCTCTGGGTGTTCTGGCCATCTTTCAACTCAGCTCTGACACTGAAGGGTGATGATCAGCATCGGGCTGTCCTCCACACATTCATTGGCCTCAGTGCATCAACTCTCACAGCCTTTGCTCTCTCCGCAATGCTAAACAAGAACGGCAAGCTCACCATGGCCGACGTACAGAATGTAACTTTGGCTGGTGGAGTGACGGTGGGCGCCTCGGTGGACATGATGATCTCCCCAGCAGCTGCCTATGGACTGGGCATACTGGGATGCACCGCATGCATGCTGGGATATAAATACCTGAGCCCCTTTTTGTCAAAAAATCTGAGAATCCAGGATCAGTGTGGCATCAATAATCTCCATGGACTTACCGGACTCATAGCCAGCCTGGCTGGGATATGTGCCATTCTGTTTGCCAGTGAGGAAGTGTACGGCCCTAGTCTTTATGAAACCTTTTCATACAGGGCGCCTGTGGAGGGGGATCCTCGACTGGAAGAGCTGCAGAAATTGATCCCTGGCATTGAGCCGGGCTTGGGACGTACAGCACAGGAGCAGGCACTTTACCAGGTGGCCGCTATGTTTGGCACTGTAGCAGTTTCAGCGGTAGGAGGTATGCTGACAGGCCTGGTGTTAAAAGTGCCTTTTTTGGCATCGCCTGATGATGAATCGTGCTTTGATGATGAGCTGTTCTTCAATGTACCTAAAGACTACAATTATATTGTTGGTCTGACAAATTCAGTAGATTCTGACACTGCAGCTAAACAGGGAAATTCATAAGACTTAGACTCTAGACTCTATACTTGGGATAGGGGCGGGTACGGGGAGTGTGAAAATCATTAGTTTTAGGAAAGTATGGATTTTAAACCGTTAATTGACATGttgaaatcatttttgttttctgtagtgttcttctgtcttgttttatttttatactatAGAAAGAACACCAATGAACACTTTTAAGAAAATCAAGTAAAAAATGGTAATTAAAAGATTATCTGATAAAAAGCTTgtctgtcttaaaaaaaaagtgtttttttctaaGTTAAATATCTGGTAAATTATAAACTTCCTTAGATTAAAGCAGTGCGACCAATTAGttttttaaactaaatataAAGTTAATAAAACTGATGACATAACATTTGAGCATATGACAGCttggtaacaaaaaaaaacagctttcaaACATGCACCACAGCATTAAAAATCATTACATAACTCCCAGGAATTACAATGACCTTAAAATGGCCATAATGCAGTTAGGCTTTATGGCCGCCTCTTCCAGTCACAATCTCCATGCAGGCTTTATGATCAACAAGAATGGTTTTGGAGCaaacatttgaattatttgaaGAGCACTGAGTTAAAACAGTACAGCAGATGTACATGTACAGCAGAAATAACAAGCTGACAAAGCAGTACTATGTAATAACggaaatattttcaatattttacagATCATgggcatatacagtacaggccaaacgtttggacacaccttctcattcaatgtgttttctttattttaatgagcatttacattggtagattctcaaatctatgaatgaacacatgtggagttatgtactttacaaaaagtggagatctggcctccacagtcaccggacctgaacccaatacagatggtttggggtgagctggaccgcagagtgaaggcaaaggggccaacaagtgctaaacacctctgggaactccttcaagactgttggaaaagcatttcaggtgacgacctcttgaagctcatcgagagaatgccaagagtgtgcaaagcagtaatcaatcagagcaaagggtggctatttgaagaaactagaatataaaacatgttttcagttatttcaccttttttgtaaaagtacataactccacatgtgttcattcatagttttgatgccttcagtgagaatctaccaatgaaaatagccatgaaagaaaacacattgatggagaaggtgtgtccaaacttttggcctgtactgtatttcttAGCAGCCATCAGAAATGGAGGAAACCATGGCCCGGGCCTTCCGCTCCTTGTCGTAAGGTGGCAGCACTGCGCTCCGCGCGTCATGGAAACGAGGCTGCCCTTGCGCGCACCGCCCGGAAACCCCTACGGTGTCAACGGCCGCCATTTTAGGACAGACGAAGGAAGTTGATGTGGTGCGAGTTGTTGATAACACTTTCTGAGATAATTTCACCCTGCTGCCGCCAATAAACGTCGTGTATATTTTTTCGTTTAGCTTAACGTCGCGCGTCGTCGCGTACTTTCCGGGACATTAGCCAGAACGAGCTTGTGTTAGTTTGGCTGTGTGAGCCCTGCCGACCGTAAATCTGCGAGGCGCCTGAGAGGACGCGGTGCCGTGGTTTGCATCGATCTACCGAACGTCCCTGACAAAAGGTGAGTTTTCAATACAATGTTAACCATGTCGAGAATTAAATTTGCCGTCCGTGTTAGCTGTGGCGCTGCTGGTCCGCTTTATTCAGGAACTAGCATTAGCCACCTAGCTACGTCCCTGAAATGTCGTCTTTCTTACAACCGATAAGATGCTGAATGGTTCGTTTTCtgtgaaatttttttaatttttattttttgccactCGCTCGAATAGATACGAATCAGTCTCTATCCGTTACTTTTTTGGTCTCTGCCACCTTAAAACTTAATTGGTGGACCAAGGCATTACATTCTAATTTTATACTttgcaaaaatacataaattatgcaaatatttGTCGCGGACCAATAAAATAGACCAACATAGAGGAATTTTAAGTGCGTATCGTTGTTTCCTGTGAAGCGCCGTGTTCTACTTCCGCAGCTGGTGCTCAATGCCGAACAGGTCTTAAAGGCACAGTTTAGCGATTCCAGCAGTAATTTTGTCTAAATGTCCAGGTGCTTTCCGTCCAACATAAGTAGTAACAAACTCGAGAATGGGGCAGTGCAAACCGAAACACAGGATTTCTTCACAGCTGACCTAGGAAAGTTTTTTCCTACGTTAAAAGCACACCACAACACTCCGCTCAGTTGCAACTTGTGTTTGGGTGCATCGTGATagaacacacaccaaaaactaCAATCTAGAAAAGGATGTAACATTGGCATTTTGGGAATGCAAGACGTGCTTataatgtgttctgtttttagTCTCCATAGCCTCTCAGAGCACCATGGCAGACGACTTTGATATTGAAGCCATGCTGGAGGCTCCTTACAGGAAGGTGGGTATTTCACGTAGGCCCTCCATGGCCCTCCATAGCCTACATTGCACTACACATAGAATGAGTGTCGTTATAAATCCAGGTTTTCCGAAAATACTTTATTCAGTGGTTAAatatgcgtgtatgtgtgtgcctgtcaGTGTGTGATTGTGGTGTGATGCTTCAGAGAACATATCCagaattatgaataaaatgccCATCTATCTCTCTTTGTAGACTTGCCTAATGATATCTCACCTCTACTCCCCTGAATTCACCTTTGATTCCAGTGTGAACTGTGAAAAAAGTAAGGTAGTAATTGAGCAATGTATTGATGTACTGTGATCCcttaggatttaaaaaaaaaaaaaaaaaactcaccttaGAACATCCTGTCACCTTATTGGTCGCATCCTGGTGAAAGCAAGTGGATGTCACAGCACATTTAATCTGACATGCTCCTGAGGCAGtattcagatttttctttttttttttttttttcctttttttttgcgatGTGTAATTTTGCCACCATAACATCCTTgaaatacatgtttttgtttcatttttttatgtttagtcATACAAAGCCACCAATCTTTTTGAAATATGAATACTGCCTCTTTCTaagtatattttaaaaaatcgtTGGAAAGTAAGcatcttgtttttttgcatgccAATAACAGCAGTGATGGTTTAACTAGTTCATATTTCACCATAGCAAATGATCATGTAAGATGAGAAGCCTCGTCAGATTCGCTTAGTTCCCTttagaggaaaaaataaaagcatcttTAGAGCACGATGCAACTGTCGGGGGGGGGAGCAGAAATtatctgaaattaaataaaatggtcGCTGAGGATTTCTTTTACATAACTGGTgccttttgttttgatttttaaatcGGTTTCTGTTTGCGAGTCGATAATACTAAGCAGTGTGAATCCCTGTCTGCTTCAGGGCGAGATGTGACAGAGGTGCCCTCGATCTCTAACAGTCCAACATCGAAAATGGGTGAAGATCTCACGGATACACAGCATCCACAGGAACACTTTTAGCATGTCTACAGCAGGCTTTAGGCTAACATTAGAGGGGTACCGGTACTCATCAGCGAAGAGGAACCTTCACTGGACATCATGGCTGTTTATAGCATGCCACAAGTGTGGAAAATTCCCTTATATAGACCTATGATAGCCAAATGGAGTTTACAGTTGCTAAACTAGAAAGCCTTAGATAACAAGGATGAATGTGTGGGGAAGAAACGTCAAAGGATTTTATGttaagaagggaaaaaaaacacgcttGTAGAATTGTACAGTATTCCCATATTTTCTTTAAGAgtaatttatttaatgattatattttgtatttttttttcttcccctccctGTTCCCTTGACGGCTTGATATGTTTCCGCTGCGTCCTCATGATGTTCTTCTATCGACCCCGCTTAGGATGATGTCAAGTCTTCTAGTACCAATGGCCATGAGGAGCGAAGCAAAAAgtaagttgttgtttttttaaaacctaCCATAGATGCATGTTAAAACATCTGTGATCATCGGTGGACATGTGAGCAACTAAAACCTTTGTTTGCCTTtctgaaggaagaagaagagccgGAGCCGCAGTGGTAGTGGGGATCGTCATAGAAGTAGGAGCAGGGACAGGAAGAAGAGCCGGGATCACCGGCGGAGCCGTAGCCGAGAGCGCAAACGCTCTCGAAGCAGAGAACCCCACCGCTCTCGGTCTGACAACCGAGATTATGGCGGACGCTATCGTGGCGGACACAAGGGCCACTTGTATGTAAAATTTACCATGTGCCATTAATTACTTTTTCAGTTAATAATTTTCTTTACATCATGAAAGCATTACAGTACGTTTATGATCAGTACAGTACACAAAAGCGAAGAGACATGTAAATAAAGTTGCTTGTATGCTAATTTGTGTTGTATTTCAACACGAGCATGacggatggtagtagcctagtgggtaacacacttgcctatgaaccagaagacccaggttcgaaccccacttactaccatcaccCTAAGTTgtcaccctaagttgctccagggtgactgtccctgtaactacggattttaagttgctctggataagggcgtctgataaacgctgtaaatgtgaaggATGTGTGAAAAGCAGTGACCTTACACATTTGATACTGATGTCCTGGCATTTGTGCTACgtagaaaatattttaaaatatccaCAAACTTGCAACATTTCTATTAGTCatgtgcatagttatagcagtacaacacggTGAAATGCATCCTCAATCACTCAGCTTATTCTGTGCATAGTTAAAGATATAAAGTTATAAATTAAATAGAATGAAGGCTGGTAAGCAAGCTAGTTCTCTACATTTAGgagtcctgtttttttattatacacactTGGCCCCTCAATGTGGGGTTTTGGGCAGTCTAGGCTGTTGTCCATCACGAATTCGGTGTAATACTTGTGTACTCTGTTTCATATCGTAGTTTGGGCCAAAAATTTAACGGTGGTCCTGGAGGGAAGATTGGGCCACCACATACCAACAAACAAAGGTTTTTATGATCCTCTTCCTCCCTGGGCTATTGCCCTTTGTGGTATCTTAATAGCCTAGAGCTCTTATAACAGATATCAAATTATTGAATAGTAACATTTTGTTGCATTCATGTTCCAGCCGCAGGCGCTCCCGAAGCAAAAGCCCCTTTAAGAAAGACAAGAGTCCCATAAGGTGagcacttacatttttttttttatgccaattGAGATTTTCATAACACTGCTTGGCGGTTCCCACCATGTGCTTAAATGGCCAAAATATTATTTGAGAAAGCATTGTAAGGGAAATGTTTGGTTGGGCAATTATCCACATAATACAGTCTTCTGTTTCAGGATCATGTAAAATATGGTTCGTTAGGgacttatttatgtttttatgctgCTGCTCTTTACAGGCAGCCGGTCGATAACTTGACTCCTGAGGAGAGAGATGCCCGGACCGTGTTCTGCATGCAGCTGGCAGCTCGGATCCGTCCCAGGGATCTAGAAGACTTTTTCTCTGCTGTGGGCAAAGTAGGGACCTTCTTAAGAGATCTCTGTTGTCTTGCTCTGCATCCTGTATCCCAAAATACAGTAGCTATTCAAAACTGTGCCTTGGATCCAAATGTGGTTTTCAGTTATGTAATGAGCATTAGTTGAATATTTGTTAAAATGGTCTGTTGGGACACAGTGATTGAGTGCTAGAAAATACAGGGTTTAAGGAAAAGCATGATTGTGCATTAATTATACTCATGTCTTCGTTAAAATGGTTCTttcaaatatacatttgaaaTTGAGCAAGATATATGAATTATTCTTTTAGTaataaaattttcttttttgcatttcacTTGTTCGGTATGAATGTGTTTGATAAAAAGCCTGTGCTTTGTCCCCAGGTGAGAGATGTTCGAATGATCTCAGACAGGAACTCACGCAGGTCAAAGGGTATTGCCTATGTTGAGTTTTTGGAGGCTAGTTCCGTACCTTTGGCTATTGGCCTGACTGGACAGAGGCTGTTAGGGGTGCCCATTATTGTCCAGGCTTCTCAGGTAACCATTATATTCTTTATCGTCTCAGTTAGTAAAATTGTGTGGAACAGACCTGTTTGCAGTTATGATTAAAACTGAACACCATGTCACTAAATTGAATATTGGATAATATCCTTGTAAATGTTCACAGCATTGAATTTCATTACATATCGTGCAAAATATCTTGTGACTTATCGCACGTGCGTGAGTAAGTACAAATGTTATAACACactgctggtgtgtgtttattaggCTGAGAAGAACCGGGCTGCTGCAATGGCCAACAACCTTCAGAAAGGCAGTTCTGGACCCATGCGTCTCTACGTGGGATCTCTGCACTTCAATATCACTGAAGACATGCTGAGGGGAATCTTCGAGCCTTTCGGCAGGGTGTGCTTTTCTTGAAAATATTAATTCACAGCAGAGGAGCTGTCAAGATTGCAACCCACTGCTTTTCAGATGGTGCACACTGGCGTGTAATGGAGCTGTTCTCAAGatgttttgcacattttgaaGGATTTATGCTCGGGGGAATAACCAAATGTGCCACGCCACATAGATCCATTTAGACTTGGATCAAATGAAAACAGTTAGCACATTTGGGAGCAAAAGCAAATTGTTCAACTGGAATGTGTGGCTTACCCTTTCCTCTGTATGTGTTGACAGATTGAGAGCATTCAGCTGATGATGGACAGTGAAACTGGGCGCTCCAAAGGCTACGGCTTCATTTCTGTATGTTGGTCAGGCTCTTTTCATCTTAGATATCTTATTTCGGAGGTCTGAcgtttatctgtgtgtgttagtttgcAGATGCTGAGTgtgctaagaaggctttggaACAGCTGAATGGCTTTGAACTGGCAGGGAGACCCATGAAAgttggtcatgtgactgagAGAACAGATGCTTCAACAGCCAGCTCTTTCCTAGACAATGATGAGCTGGAGAGAACAGGCATTGATCTGGGTACCACAGGCCGCTTGCAGTTAATGGCACGACTTGCAGAAGgtgggacgtttttttttttttttttttctctccccattTTCAAACCTGGGGCAACAGCACAaatactttcttttattttcttttgttctgaTGCATCTTTAATGCTGATCATATTTCATCTATAGTTTCTAGTGTTAAAATGCaccttatttttaagtaaaCTATACTGCTCTACCTAAGCATAATTAACCTGTGCAGAGTGCATTTGTACAGGGAGTCAGCTGTCTCTTTctattgtaaattgtgtgtgtgtgtgtgtgtgtgtgtgctaataCAGGCACAGGTCTGCAGATCCCCCCAGCAGCCCAGCAGGCCTTGCAGATGAGTGGAACTATTCCATTTGGTGGCTTAGCTGCAGGTCAGTACCAGATGCTATAAACACTTTCCTGTTTAAATATCACAGCTAGGGGTAGGTATTATGTCATGGTTTGGATATTAAGAATTTTTAGTTTTAGGGCAAATATTtgtgcagttttatttattgcttgGTTTCTTAGAATGTTATAGCATACTATTTGGGCAATGTAACAATACAATGTATGCCACTTTAATGTAATTACTCATTATTTGTGTAATGCCCCTTGGTTCCAGGGTTttacaataatacatttgaaaacTGCAGtgattttaatattcatatcaTAAAGAATTTGAAGGATGTATTGGTGTCTCAGCTGTCACCTACACTTTTCTCCTGACTTGCCCTTTTGACAATCAAAAGCTTGATAACGAAATATTGCATCACAAAGGACTTTTGAAGAATGCCTTGTGGTTTCTTTGTCAAACATTAATTAACACTTGGTGATAAGCATACTGACCTTGACTATGGAGCTTATCACTGTCCAGTTCCTGCCCTCTTCGCACTTCACAGCCCCCTCTCTCACTATGGGTTATCTTTTGCTGCATTGTAAAGGTTTTGATGTGGGTGCCTCCTTGTGGTGGCTGTCCTTTGTCCCAAGTCCTGTAAACCTCTTTTACACCCAGAGGACATGATTGAAGTCCAACCTTTGCTGTGGTTTGCATGATTCACTTataaagttcattttttcaGGCATGGGTAATGAGAAATCTAATAAAGAATTCTTACTCATCATTAGTCATTCAGTTACTCAGTTTATTAAATCTAAGAATACATCAGTCAAGCACCTATGAaggtttttatgtgtgtgtgttttctataATCTGCCCTCAGATGTTTGCAGTGTGTTAAGTTTTTCCCCTACATGCTTTCACTCAACCCCTCTCTCTGGATTCATGGCGTTCATATGTCAGTCTTCCAACAAATCTTGCAAATCATGCAATGAAAAATTATTAGTTGGTATTTCTATGTAGCAATACTTTATCACACTGCTCTTATGAAGGGATATGTTCATTAGAGGTTGGGTAGCTGCTCTGTAGTTTTTGATGGATTGTATTCATTTAGCTTGGAATGGCTTTTGTTTTACTGAGGGTGGCTCAGTAACTCGGGAGACTACAGGAGAGTTACAACACTATTTCACTGAAATTTACTACTGGACTTGAACAACAGTGGAATTGTCTATTTTGACAACATTGATAAGTTTACAACAGCTCCTTCCATTCCTGCAGTGAGAcctgatttattgtttttttttttttttttttttgaccagcaaatgtattgaatgcgtctttctttcctctttttatttGCAGCGGCTGCGCCTGCACTGAACCTGGGACCTAGCATGAATCAAGCCATGAATCTGCCCACCCAGCCACTTGCTACCCACTGTTTGCAGCTTTCAAACATGTTTAACCCACAGAGGTGAGAGAGTATCCAAGCACAGCAGTCTTAAAACActgtttttaaactttttaagaCATTGATAGTGACAGATATGGGGTTTAACGGTGTCTACCACTCTTAAGATCTGTTCTTGTAACTCCAAGGAAATGAtcagtttttgaaaaaaaaacaatgcaatttttttaataatgtggtAAACAGGACACATTTATTCAGTTGACTGACATGCATATTTTGctctgtttttattaatatctaTATAAGTGAAAATGATCCTGGCTGGGATCGAGAGATTCAGGATGATGTCATTGAAGAATGCAACAAGCATGGTGGCATTGTGCACATATATGTGGACAAGAATTCTCTGCAAGTGAGTATTCCTATCAAAGATAATATCAATAAAATTGTACATCACCCTGCCCATTATCTTTAGGAGAGATTAAACACTGTTTTTTGGGGAAAAGCATTGTCAGATATTCTGGTTTGCTAATGTAGAAGTCACGGATTAGAAAGAATTTCATGAAATTGTTTAATAAACATGCAAGGAGCGTTCTCAAGACCTCTTTGGCAAATAGTCAAGCACTTTGTAATTAATCTTACTTTTAGCCTGAAAGTAGGACTGAACTACATATCAAAATCAAACCGAAATCACAATTTGAATAAACactattttacaaaaaaaaaaaaaaaacacgtgcgtgattttgcaaccccagactctgctccATCGTTTAAGTTGGAGCAGTTCATATTTCGATGTACGtttatgctacagtttttatTGCGCGCATTGTGAATGATCACAAATTAATTTGCAATTGcaataattgtaatatttatttatttgtttgtttttcttaatgTTCAGCCCTATCTTAAAGTGTTGTAAAAAtctgtttgtgtgcttttgctCTAGGGTAATGTGTATGTGAAGTGTCCATCCATCCCAGCTGCCATGGCAGCAGTAAATGCCCTACATGGCCGGTGGTTTGCAGGTGGGTCTAATCTTAAACTTCATGTTTTGATGCTAAATCCTTGATTCGAAGAAATCTGTGAAATTTGGTTAATTCCTGGtagtttctattttttttttttttaaactgtgtt harbors:
- the rbm39b gene encoding RNA-binding protein 39b → MADDFDIEAMLEAPYRKDDVKSSSTNGHEERSKKKKKSRSRSGSGDRHRSRSRDRKKSRDHRRSRSRERKRSRSREPHRSRSDNRDYGGRYRGGHKGHFLGQKFNGGPGGKIGPPHTNKQSRRRSRSKSPFKKDKSPIRQPVDNLTPEERDARTVFCMQLAARIRPRDLEDFFSAVGKVRDVRMISDRNSRRSKGIAYVEFLEASSVPLAIGLTGQRLLGVPIIVQASQAEKNRAAAMANNLQKGSSGPMRLYVGSLHFNITEDMLRGIFEPFGRIESIQLMMDSETGRSKGYGFISFADAECAKKALEQLNGFELAGRPMKVGHVTERTDASTASSFLDNDELERTGIDLGTTGRLQLMARLAEGTGLQIPPAAQQALQMSGTIPFGGLAAAAAPALNLGPSMNQAMNLPTQPLATHCLQLSNMFNPQSENDPGWDREIQDDVIEECNKHGGIVHIYVDKNSLQGNVYVKCPSIPAAMAAVNALHGRWFAGKMITAAYVPLPTYHNLFPDSVTATQLLMPYRR
- the LOC114798036 gene encoding ammonium transporter Rh type B codes for the protein MKKNSTSLRVRLPALVFVLEILIVILYTLFVTYDNNANAKLQSNITILMENSLYRNYSFFADIQVMIFIGFGCLLAFFRLYGFGGMVFNFLTATFSIQWAILVQGFFQFYWDGKIHLGVLNLINAEFVCAVVLISFGAVLGKTSPVQLLVMALLEVPIFAVTEWAVVTYLKINDAGGSILIHMFACYFGLGVTFVLYRPNLNKGHVKEVTSYQSDMLSVMGTLFLWVFWPSFNSALTLKGDDQHRAVLHTFIGLSASTLTAFALSAMLNKNGKLTMADVQNVTLAGGVTVGASVDMMISPAAAYGLGILGCTACMLGYKYLSPFLSKNLRIQDQCGINNLHGLTGLIASLAGICAILFASEEVYGPSLYETFSYRAPVEGDPRLEELQKLIPGIEPGLGRTAQEQALYQVAAMFGTVAVSAVGGMLTGLVLKVPFLASPDDESCFDDELFFNVPKDYNYIVGLTNSVDSDTAAKQGNS